The following coding sequences lie in one Mucilaginibacter sp. KACC 22773 genomic window:
- a CDS encoding sensor histidine kinase, giving the protein MKQLADFDVAQFKMPRPMQHILFWLIVSFIITLMYSVPTNFMVSLRNNFIFMSIQIAYYYAIAGWLIPKYLFPGKYLKFCLLALGVFVLSVVVTRIVGILFVTPYTIRMMHLTEGDYFEASRRPFLVKLFDLQNMINALKGTNLVIGFVLAIKLFKMWYKRKQATLQAELNALKAQVHPHFLFNTLNNLYALSLNQSAKSPQLILNLSNILRYMLYECNTGEVLLSQEITMLQQFISLEKLRYEDRLDINFNIYGDTDGKLIAPLLMLPLVENAFKHGAGEQMGDAWININLYVMRDELKLKISNSKAAGANKGAGKTGNIGLQNLRKRLELIYPITHSLKIMDDNDTFLAVLDLRLNFAPQSPSKINTHEIAYTHS; this is encoded by the coding sequence ATGAAACAGCTTGCCGATTTTGATGTTGCCCAATTTAAAATGCCAAGGCCCATGCAGCACATATTGTTTTGGCTAATCGTGAGCTTTATCATAACACTGATGTATTCGGTACCAACCAATTTCATGGTATCGCTACGTAACAATTTTATTTTTATGTCTATCCAGATAGCCTACTATTACGCTATAGCTGGCTGGCTTATCCCTAAATACCTGTTCCCGGGCAAGTACCTGAAGTTTTGTTTACTGGCATTGGGGGTGTTTGTATTGTCGGTTGTTGTTACCCGCATTGTTGGTATTTTGTTTGTAACGCCCTATACCATTCGTATGATGCACCTTACCGAAGGCGACTATTTTGAAGCCTCACGGCGGCCGTTTTTAGTGAAGCTGTTCGATTTACAAAACATGATCAACGCATTAAAAGGCACCAACCTGGTAATAGGCTTTGTATTGGCCATTAAGCTTTTTAAAATGTGGTATAAGCGTAAACAGGCTACTTTACAGGCAGAACTAAATGCGCTGAAAGCGCAGGTACACCCTCACTTTTTATTTAATACGCTAAATAATCTTTACGCTTTAAGTTTAAACCAATCTGCAAAGTCGCCGCAGCTGATCCTTAACCTGAGTAATATTCTGCGTTACATGTTATATGAATGTAATACCGGCGAGGTATTGTTAAGCCAGGAGATTACAATGCTGCAACAGTTTATAAGCCTTGAAAAACTGCGTTATGAAGATAGGCTGGATATCAATTTTAATATTTATGGCGATACTGATGGAAAGCTGATAGCTCCATTGCTAATGTTGCCCCTTGTTGAAAATGCGTTTAAACATGGTGCCGGCGAGCAAATGGGCGATGCGTGGATTAACATCAATTTATATGTTATGCGCGATGAGCTTAAGCTCAAAATATCAAACAGTAAAGCAGCGGGCGCAAATAAAGGTGCCGGCAAAACCGGCAACATCGGGCTGCAAAACCTTAGGAAACGGCTTGAACTGATATACCCAATCACCCACAGTCTTAAAATAATGGATGACAATGATACTTTTCTGGCCGTGCTCGATCTCAGGCTTAATTTTGCACCTCAAAGCCCATCTAAAATAAACACTCATGAAATTGCGTATACTCATAGTTGA
- a CDS encoding LytR/AlgR family response regulator transcription factor gives MKLRILIVDDEPYAIEVMENYLRNFDDMEIVGKCSNAIQAFQLLQQKTVDLMFLDIQMPGITGIDFLKTLKNPPKTIFTTAYSQYALDGFELNVVDYLVKPIPLDRFMRAIDKVYQLNGNKASAGDNYEKNVGDTEAFLYLKVERKTIKINVNDILWVESLRDYVKVITTGNAYISKQKISLLEGMLPENKFVRAHRSFIIAIAHISSFYAYSVEVNGHELPIGRNYKQEMQKRLKADNFHFR, from the coding sequence ATGAAATTGCGTATACTCATAGTTGACGACGAGCCTTATGCCATTGAAGTGATGGAGAATTACCTGCGCAACTTTGATGATATGGAGATTGTAGGTAAATGTAGTAACGCCATCCAGGCCTTCCAGTTGTTGCAGCAAAAAACTGTTGATTTAATGTTTTTAGATATTCAGATGCCTGGAATAACAGGTATTGATTTTTTAAAGACCCTTAAAAATCCACCCAAAACTATTTTTACCACCGCCTACAGCCAGTATGCCCTTGATGGCTTTGAGTTAAATGTGGTTGATTATTTGGTTAAGCCCATACCGCTTGACAGGTTTATGCGCGCTATTGATAAGGTTTACCAGCTTAATGGCAACAAAGCCAGCGCAGGCGACAACTATGAAAAAAACGTTGGCGATACCGAGGCATTCCTGTACCTGAAGGTTGAACGTAAAACCATTAAAATAAATGTAAACGATATTTTATGGGTGGAAAGTTTGCGTGATTATGTTAAGGTAATAACTACGGGTAACGCTTATATCAGCAAACAAAAAATAAGCCTGCTGGAAGGGATGTTGCCTGAAAATAAGTTTGTGCGTGCGCACCGGTCTTTTATTATAGCCATTGCGCATATCAGTTCCTTTTACGCCTACAGTGTAGAAGTGAACGGGCACGAATTGCCCATTGGCCGCAACTATAAACAGGAAATGCAGAAGCGGTTAAAGGCCGATAATTTTCATTTTAGATAA
- a CDS encoding energy transducer TonB, giving the protein MKFNLAPIITIFTFCLIAQNSFALVQKDTVKTNTVTVAPVEVLPQFPGGQEKLTAFIKSKLHPVKGASGKVLVYFVVEKTGKLNHIKVIKGLSAEANKEAVRVIKLSPKWKPGSQNGVARRVAYTTPVTFS; this is encoded by the coding sequence ATGAAATTTAACCTTGCGCCAATCATCACAATTTTTACCTTTTGTCTTATAGCGCAAAACTCATTTGCCCTTGTACAAAAGGATACAGTTAAAACCAACACCGTTACAGTGGCACCAGTTGAAGTGTTGCCGCAATTTCCAGGCGGGCAAGAAAAGCTTACCGCGTTTATTAAATCGAAATTACACCCTGTAAAAGGTGCATCAGGCAAAGTTTTAGTTTATTTTGTTGTGGAGAAGACCGGAAAACTAAACCATATTAAAGTAATTAAAGGGCTGAGCGCCGAGGCCAATAAAGAGGCGGTACGTGTTATCAAACTTTCGCCCAAATGGAAGCCTGGCTCACAAAACGGCGTTGCGCGCAGGGTAGCCTATACCACGCCGGTTACTTTCAGTTAA